Proteins encoded within one genomic window of Streptomyces profundus:
- a CDS encoding NUDIX hydrolase: protein MARRVDGGATGASVILAAGCVLWREGPAGGVEVALIHRPKYDDWSHPKGKLDAGESAAAAARREVFEETGMRCELGAPLASQRYVVPEGFKQVSYWLARATGGTFTPNDEVDALRWLPTPDAAPHLTHPQDRALLTQATTLLPRP from the coding sequence GTGGCACGTCGAGTTGACGGGGGCGCGACGGGGGCTTCGGTGATCCTGGCGGCGGGGTGCGTCCTCTGGCGCGAGGGCCCCGCTGGCGGCGTCGAGGTCGCGCTGATACACCGGCCGAAGTACGACGACTGGTCCCATCCCAAGGGCAAGCTCGACGCCGGCGAGAGCGCGGCGGCGGCGGCCCGCCGCGAGGTGTTCGAGGAGACGGGGATGCGCTGCGAGCTGGGCGCTCCGCTGGCCAGCCAGCGGTATGTGGTGCCCGAGGGGTTCAAACAGGTCAGCTACTGGCTGGCGCGGGCCACGGGGGGAACGTTCACCCCCAACGACGAGGTGGACGCCCTCCGCTGGCTCCCCACCCCCGACGCCGCCCCCCACCTCACCCACCCCCAGGACCGCGCCCTCCTCACCCAGGCGACCACCCTGCTGCCCAGGCCCTGA